The Clostridium chauvoei genome has a window encoding:
- a CDS encoding dicarboxylate/amino acid:cation symporter has product MRNRKNLTTKIFISMLLGLIFGLVLKSFPNTFIKDTIFLNGIIKVLGDGFLAIIKMMVVPLVLISLTCGASSMGNVNKLGRIGFKTFIFYVSTTCVAITIAICIAFLINPGVGLDMSHLVSEMPVISETKSFSELLLSIIPLNPFKSMVEGEMLQIIFFSILLGLSISLVGEKAKVFKEFFESANEVVMKMVQVVMNLAPFGVFALITNTFATTGFDAMIPLFKYMSVILIALLIHGLFIYGGMFKLFTGLNVKPFLKRFIKPASIVFSTASSNAALPVTLDTMDDMGVSNSISSFTIPLGSTINMDGTAIMQGAAAIFIAQIYGIDLSISTIITIILTATLASIGTAGVPGVGMVMLSMVLQSVGLPIEGIGLILGVDRILDMCRSTLNTMGDCICTMIIAKSENSFNEDKYYSVDNTIIDNSEVLPS; this is encoded by the coding sequence AAATAGAAAAAATCTTACAACTAAAATATTTATTTCTATGTTATTAGGCTTGATTTTCGGTTTAGTTCTTAAGTCTTTTCCTAATACTTTTATTAAAGATACTATTTTTTTAAATGGTATAATCAAAGTCTTAGGTGATGGTTTTTTAGCTATTATAAAAATGATGGTAGTTCCATTAGTTCTAATTTCTTTAACTTGTGGAGCATCCTCTATGGGAAATGTTAATAAATTGGGTCGAATAGGTTTTAAAACTTTTATATTTTATGTTTCTACCACTTGCGTAGCAATAACAATAGCAATCTGTATAGCATTTTTAATTAATCCTGGTGTTGGTCTTGACATGTCACATCTAGTTTCTGAAATGCCAGTTATCTCTGAAACAAAATCCTTTAGTGAGCTCCTACTTAGTATAATTCCTTTAAACCCATTTAAATCTATGGTTGAAGGGGAAATGTTACAAATTATATTCTTTTCAATTTTATTAGGTCTTTCTATCAGTTTAGTTGGGGAAAAAGCTAAAGTTTTTAAAGAATTTTTTGAAAGCGCAAATGAAGTTGTTATGAAAATGGTACAAGTAGTTATGAATCTAGCTCCTTTTGGAGTATTTGCCTTAATTACAAATACTTTTGCAACAACAGGTTTTGATGCCATGATTCCATTATTTAAATATATGTCTGTTATTTTAATAGCTCTTTTAATCCACGGCTTATTTATATATGGTGGAATGTTTAAATTATTTACAGGTCTTAATGTTAAACCTTTTCTGAAGAGATTTATCAAACCTGCTTCTATAGTATTTTCTACTGCGTCTAGTAATGCAGCATTACCTGTTACTTTAGACACTATGGATGATATGGGAGTTAGTAACTCAATTTCATCTTTTACTATTCCACTTGGGTCTACTATAAATATGGATGGAACTGCCATAATGCAAGGTGCCGCTGCAATATTTATAGCTCAAATTTATGGTATTGATCTTTCTATAAGTACTATTATTACTATTATTTTAACAGCAACATTAGCTTCTATCGGAACTGCTGGTGTTCCAGGTGTTGGAATGGTTATGTTATCTATGGTTCTTCAATCTGTTGGATTACCTATTGAAGGTATTGGTTTAATCTTAGGAGTAGATAGAATTTTAGATATGTGTAGAAGTACTCTAAATACTATGGGAGATTGTATTTGTACTATGATAATTGCCAAAAGCGAAAATTCATTTAATGAAGATAAATACTATTCTGTTGATAATACTATCATTGATAATAGTGAAGTACTCCCTAGTTAA
- a CDS encoding TIGR04540 family protein, whose protein sequence is MRAVYRNPKELATHLKDLVDLYLEDLLSYEDLEGKVIKIINSNEDRVYKGEHMPVKLSNTLGEERVQIINEIFNKIK, encoded by the coding sequence ATGAGAGCAGTTTATAGAAATCCAAAGGAACTAGCAACACACTTAAAGGATTTAGTTGATTTATATTTGGAGGACCTTTTATCTTATGAAGATTTAGAAGGAAAAGTAATTAAAATTATAAATTCTAATGAAGATAGAGTTTATAAGGGTGAGCATATGCCAGTAAAATTATCTAATACTTTAGGTGAAGAAAGAGTCCAAATTATAAATGAGATATTTAATAAAATAAAGTAA